The following proteins come from a genomic window of Lycium ferocissimum isolate CSIRO_LF1 chromosome 4, AGI_CSIRO_Lferr_CH_V1, whole genome shotgun sequence:
- the LOC132051674 gene encoding large ribosomal subunit protein eL36z-like — MAPKQPNTGLSVGLNKGHVVTKKELAPRPSDRKGKTSKRVHFVRSLIREVAGFAPYEKRITELLKVGKDKRALKVAKRKLGTHKRAKKKREEMSSVLRKMRATGGAEKKK; from the exons ATGGCGCCAAAGCAGCCGAATACAGGGCTATCTGTTGGGCTAAACAAAGGCCATGTTGTCACCAAGAAGGAGTTAGCTCCACGCCCTTCCGACCGAAAAGGG AAAACAAGCAAAAGAGTCCACTTTGTGAGGAGCCTTATCAGAGAGGTTGCTGGATTTGCTCCATATGAGAAGAGGATTACTGAGCTTCTCAAAGTTGGAAAGGACAAGCGTGCCTTGAAGGTAGCCAAGAGGAAGTTGGGTACTCACAAGAGggcaaagaagaagagagaagagatgTCTAGTGTTCTCCGTAAGATGAG GGCTACTGGAGGTGCTGAAAAGAAGAAGTGA